The sequence ATTAATAGGTTATGATTAGTTATTCTTCTTAAGCCTCCCTCAATTGAAGCCCAAATAATATTTAATCAAAATACATGGACAACTTAATTATCTATTATTTGTATGTGCCAATCAGTTTACCCAACAAAGTGTATACATCTCTAGAATTATTAAATACTGTACTAACCGACTAAATACTATAACCGACTAAATACTATGTGACGAAGTCTAAAGCAAATATTTGAAATTTCTCAAATTACAAGATGCttaaatttttgaaatttaacATCTTGCCGATATTGGAGAGCTTCAGAGTGATAAAGGAGCTAATCAACTTCAAAGTTTGCAAAGACCTGGAGATACAAGATGGAGCTCACATACCAATCAATCTGTAGCTTGTTGAGATTGTATGGTCCTGCCATAATAGTATTATGAGACATTGCTATTAATGGCTCTACTTCTTCTCAAAAAGGTGATGCTTCTTTTGCTCTCACACACTTAATATCATTTGATTTTGTTATTGTTATGCACTTGATGAAGAAAATAATGATGAAAACCGATAAGCTTTGTCAAGCTTTTCAACGTAAATCTCAAGATATCGTTAATGCTTGGTCTTTGGTTGCCACTACAAAGACATTAATTCATAATCTAAGAGATCAAGGATGGGAATCACTTCTAAATAAAGTTGTTTCTTTTTGTGAGTGTAATAATATTAGAGTCCCTAAAATGTCTTGAAGTTACAAAGACGTAATTCGTTCTCGTTCTAAAGAAGACAATGTGACTGTTGAGCATCATTATCGAGTTGAGGAATTCTTTGCTGCTATtgatagtcaattgcaagagttgaacTCTAGATTCAATGAGTCTGTGACTGAAATTCTTCGACTCAGTGTTGCTCTAGACCCTAAAAAGCCCTTCAATAAATATGATATTTGCAatctagcaaaaaaaaaaaattatccttTGGACTTTACAGAGCAAGAAAATATTCAGATGAAACATGAGTTGCAACATTATGAGCTAGATGTTCCTAATCATCCACAGTTAAAAAATGCTCGTACGATTGCAGAGTTGTGTAAAGGCCTACAAGAAACTGGGAAGAACGAAATCTATCCGCTGCTTGACAGGTTGATCCGTCTTATATTTACTCTTCCAGTTTCAACTTCAACAAGTGAAAGTGGTTTCTCGGTAATGAAAATTGTGAAAACTAGTCTTCGTTGTAGCATGGGTGATGACTTTCTGAAAAGTTGTTTGCTACTATATATTGAAAAAGACATTGTAGATATCTTTACTACAGATGAGATAATTGATGCTTTTGCTTCTCAAAAACGTCGACGTGTCCAACTTATACCACATAAGGTACAATTCCTTTAAtatactactccctccgtccctaatcTATTGTCATGTTTTGAATTTATAGGTCTTTTATTCTCAACTTTGACCTTAAATTATTTTCTAAGtgttactacctccgtctcattccaatagtccagtattccattttgagctgtcccaaattaatagtccacttccataaatagaaaggaaagaagatatttcattggtggatctgtagagagaagatatttcattggtggagaaatgaagttagtggaattttctaaaactgcgtgttttttgtctgtggactattggaatgagacggagggagtatataataCTTGATCAGTGTTATACCGTTAAAAAGTATATTCAATAATCAATACATTGATATAAACTTCAtcgaataatatataatacaaacgaaaatatttaaagtcaaagttagaAGAATAAGACCTCTTAAGTCAAAACACggcaatagatttgggacggagggagtatattttaccatatatttattaatatttaactAATTTCGACTTTGTAACTATTATTATTGACAGATTATTTCGTGAAAAATATGGCTTGGCGTGAGCAATATTTGTTTAGTTTTTGCATATTGTTTTTGACATCACTTATGTATTTGGTTTAACTTGTACGTTtttttatatgtataaaatggttaTCGTTGTTTACTTATCTCAATATGACAATATGATACTTTATTATTGTGATTATAATTTAATTTTCGAGTAAGCCACCCTTGTTGTCAAATCCTGGCTCCGCCCCTGTAGGTACATCCGGTAAAAGTGTTAAGTTGATCGTGTCTATTCTTTCCGTTCCCCTCATCTATGATCAAAACATGCGGCCTTAAATACATTTCCAAAATATTTCTTCCTACTTTATTAAAAAATCAGGTCCAAAATAAATTTAAGTAACTCATCTTCAGCTTAAATTATTCTTCTTTTCTTCCGGACATACATTTAAAAGTATAGAGTTTTTTCATAGTGGTTAAAGTGCATTTTAACACATTGACGTCAAGGTTACGAGGACCACAAGGTTACTGGATATCTCTAACAACCTTTAGCAATCAATCTTATGAGGAAGACAGGGTTATTGTGATGTTCAATTCta comes from Rutidosis leptorrhynchoides isolate AG116_Rl617_1_P2 chromosome 4, CSIRO_AGI_Rlap_v1, whole genome shotgun sequence and encodes:
- the LOC139842771 gene encoding uncharacterized protein, with the translated sequence MWAEKKLGHFMRSLPRDIFKACGLSNKGKLVRPSGQFAAEREPLLGLATSDTSNKEELCYKDVIRSRSKEDNVTVEHHYRVEEFFAAIDSQLQELNSRFNESVTEILRLSVALDPKKPFNKYDICNLAKKKNYPLDFTEQENIQMKHELQHYELDVPNHPQLKNARTIAELCKGLQETGKNEIYPLLDRLIRLIFTLPVSTSTSESGFSVMKIVKTSLRCSMGDDFLKSCLLLYIEKDIVDIFTTDEIIDAFASQKRRRVQLIPHKVQFL